A single Lactuca sativa cultivar Salinas chromosome 8, Lsat_Salinas_v11, whole genome shotgun sequence DNA region contains:
- the LOC111883208 gene encoding secretory carrier-associated membrane protein 1 has product MGSRYDPNPFEEEELNPFANQSPQGSASAQSNYAGGAFYMPAAGSVPPATSRLSPLPPEPAGYDRGATINIPLDQDFRSKEKELKAKEAELKRREQELKRKEDAIARTGIVLEEKNWPPFLPIIHHDIPNEIPVHLQKIQYVAFSTFLGIVLCLVWNLVAVTMAWIKGEGPTIWFLAIIYLIAGVPGAYVMWYRPLYRATRTDSALKFGWFFLAYMFHIAFCVFAAVAPPIIFKGKSLTGILPALDVLTSNAFVGIFYLIGFAFFALESVMSIWVIQQVYMYFRGSGKAAEMKREAAKSTMMSAF; this is encoded by the exons ATGGGTAGTCGTTACGATCCCAATCCGTTCGAGGAAGAAGAACTCAACCCATTTGCG AATCAAAGCCCTCAAGGGAGTGCATCTGCTCAATCAAATTATGCTGGAGGTGCATTTTATATGCCA GCTGCTGGAAGTGTTCCACCTGCAACCTCAAGACTATCACCACTTCCACCAGAGCCAGCTGGCTATGATCGTGGGGCCACCATTAATATCCCTCTTGATCAG GATTTCAGAAGTAAGGAGAAGGAACTAAAAGCTAAAGAGGCTGAACTGAAAAGGAGAGAACAG GAATTAAAGAGGAAGGAGGATGCTATTGCACGAa CTGGAATTGTTCTTGAGGAAAAAAACTGGCCTCCATTTTTGCCTATTATTCATCATGACATTCCAAATGAAATTCCTGTTCATCTACAAAAAATACAGTATGTTGCATTCTCAACTTTTCTAG GTATTGTGCTGTGCCTAGTATGGAATCTTGTAGCAGTGACCATGGCCTGGATTAAAGGGGAAG GTCCAACAATTTGGTTTCTTGCTATTATCTATTTAATAGCAGGAGTTCCTGGGGCTTATGTCATGTGGTATCGTCCTTTATATCGTGCTACAAG AACTGATAGTGCTCTAAAGTTTGGATGGTTTTTCTTGGCTTACATG TTTCACATTGCTTTTTGTGTATTTGCTGCTGTTGCCCCTCCTATTATTTTCAAGGGAAAATCTCTCAC TGGAATTTTACCAGCTCTCGATGTGTTAACTTCTAATGCTTTTGTCGGG ATCTTTTACTTGATTGGATTTGCATTCTTTGCTCTTGAATCAGTGATGAGCATTTGGGTGATTCAG CAAGTTTACATGTATTTCCGGGGCAGTGGGAAAGCCGCAGAGATGAAACGCGAGGCAGCAAAATCAACTATGATGTCAGCATTCTGA
- the LOC111883209 gene encoding uncharacterized protein LOC111883209: protein MVCFCFLVDQTRQVRRCKPAAGLCSRCGGGASVADMKTATRFCYVPFYWKSWKAIMCTFCGAILKTYQ, encoded by the coding sequence ATGGTGTGCTTCTGCTTTTTGGTGGATCAAACTCGGCAAGTGAGGCGCTGCAAGCCTGCGGCGGGGCTTTGTTCAAGGTGCGGCGGCGGAGCTAGTGTCGCAGATATGAAGACCGCCACCAGGTTCTGCTATGTTCCGTTCTACTGGAAATCGTGGAAAGCTATTATGTGTACTTTTTGTGGCGCCATTCTTAAAACTTACCAGTGA